CCAAGCTGCTCGAGCACGGTGCCCGGAAGGAGGGCTACCAACTGCTGATCGCCGGCTCTGGCGATGACCCCCAGACGGAGCGGGAGCTCGCGTTGGCCCTGCGCGCGCGGCGCTGCGATGCGTTGATCGTGGCGAGCGCACTCCCAGCCAAGGACCCGTTCTACGCCGGGCTGATGGAGGCCGGCACGCCGGTGATCGCCGTGGACCGCGCGTTGGACTCGCGGCGCTTCGTCTGTGTGATCAGCGACAACGTATCGGCCGCCGAGGCCCTGACGCGCTCGGTGATGGACGAGCGCACCCGAAGCATCGCCTGGCTCGACGCGGTGCCCTCGCTGTCGATCAGCGTCGAGCGGCGCAAGGGCTTCCGGCGCGCCGTCAAGGGACGCCTCGAGCACGCCCACGAGCTCACCGGTGCCCGTTACGATCGTGAGAGCGGCGCCCTGTTGATGCGGGAGTTGCTCGCCCGGCATGGCCTGCCGGACGCCCTGGTCACCAGCTCCTATACGTTGCTGCAGGGCGTGCTCGACGTGCTGCTCGAGTCACCCACCGGCCTGCCACGGACGCTGCGGCTGGCGACGTTCGGAGACGATCGGCTGCTCGACTTCCTCCCGCTGCGCGTCAACTCGCTGCCGCAGCGGCATGAGCGCATCGCCGAGCTGACGTTGGCGCGCGCGCTGGCAGCGGTCCAGGGCCACTACGAGCCCGGCTGCGAGGTGGTGGCTCGCGAACTCAAGCGCCGCGGCTGAGCGGGCGCTGTGTCGCCTTCCGGACCGGGGAAACGGATTGGCGTGGCCCGAGGTATCGCGTCACGTCGTTCCCGCTACGTTCTGCCCTCCGTCATTGGAGGGCTCCATGGATTCGTCGCGCAGGAAGTTCTTGCAGCTGGCAGGTGTGGCCGCCGTCACGGCGAGCGTGGGAGGAATGACCGGGGAGGCCGAGGCCGCCGAGGGCAGCGCCGCTCCAGGCCCCGATGCCATCCCCATGAGGCCCTTCGGAAAAACGGGGGTGAAGGTCTCGGCGCTCGGCGTGGGCGGGTTCCACATCGGCAAGCCCAAGGATGAGCAGGTGGGCATTCGCATCATCCAGGAGGCGCTCGATGCCGGCATCAACTTCATGGACAACGCCTGGGATTACCATCAAGGCCGCTCCGAGGAGATCATGGGCAAGGCGCTCGAGGGCCGGCGCGACAAGGCCTTCCTGATGACCAAGGTCTGCACGCACGGCCGCGACAAGAACGTGGCCATGAAGCAGTTGGAGGACTCGCTGCGGCGGCTGCGGACGGATCACCTGGATCTGTGGCAGATCCACGAGGTCGCCTACGCCAATGACCCCGAGCTGCACTTCCAGAAGGGCGGCGTGGTGGAGGCGCTGGAGCTGGCGAAGAAGCAGGGCAAGGTCCGCTTCGTGGGCTTCACCGGGCACAAGCACCCGGACCTGCACCTGCGGATGCTGAAGCAGGGCTTTCCCTTCGACTCGGTGCAGATGCCGCTCAACGTCTTCGACGGCAGCTTCCGCAGCTTCGAGCGGGAGGTGCTCCCCGTGGTGCTCCAGCGCAAGATGGCGCCCCTGGGCATGAAGAGCCTGACGGGGAACGCCAACCCGGTGAAGCAGGGCGTGGTGACGGCGCAGGAAGCCATCCGCTACGCGATGAGCCTGCCAGTCGCCGTCACCATCACGGGCATCGACTCCCCTGACATCCTCCAGCAGAACCTCGCCATCGCGCGCGGCTTCAAGCCGATGACGAAGGAGGAGATGGCGGCCCTGCGCAACAAGGTGGCGCCACTCGCCGCGGACGGGCGCTATGAGCTGTTCAAGACGACGGCGCTCTTCGAGGGCGACGAGGGACGGCAGCAACACGGCTTCCCGCCCCAGGGACAAATGCAGGGATAGGAGCGCCAGCGGCCCCGGTATAGTGACCGGCGCGTGAGGCGCTCCATGCGCACGCCAAGGGAGACGGGAGAATGTCGGGACGCTTCGAGGCTCGTGGTGATGTCGGCATCATCTGGATCGACAACCCGCCTGTGAACGCCATCAGTCACGCCGTGCGGGTGGCGCTCCTCGACGGGTTGAAGCAGGCGGAGGCCAGCGGCGACATCCAGGCCGTGGTCATCGCCTGCGCCGGACGTACCTTCATGGCGGGCGCGGACATCACCGAGTTCAGTGGCCCGCTCAAGTCCCCGGGCCTGCCGGAGGTGATCGACGCGCTCGATGCCCTCTCCAAGCCGGTGGTGGCGGCGATCCACGGCACGGCCTTCGGCGGAGGCTTCGAGGTCGCGCTGGCCTGCGACCATCGCGTGGCCCTGGCCAGCGCCCAGGTCGGCCTGCCCGAGGTGAAGCTAGGCCTCCTGCCGGGTGCTGGCGGCACCCAGCGCCTGCCTCGCCTCGCCGGCCTCGAGCCGGCCTTGCAGGCCATGCTTTCCGGGGACCCGATCCCCGCGCCCGTGGCGCTCGGCATGGGCGCCATCGACAAGCTCGTGGAGGGGGACCTGACCGAGGCCGCCGTCACCTTCGCGCGAGAGAAGATCGGCTCGCCGCGGCGCCGGGTGCGAGACCTCACCCTCGCACCCAACGCCGTCCCCGCCGGCTTCTTCGACGCGGCCCGCCAGCGCACGGCCAAGGAGAAGCGCAACCTCTTCTCGCCCCAGCGCATCATCGACGCGGTGGAGGCAGCGGTCACCCTCCCCTTCGACCAGGGCATCCAGCGTGAGCGCGAGCTGTTCCTCGAGTGCGCGCGGAACAGCCAGTCCAAGGCGCTCCAGCACGTCTTCTTCGCCGAGCGTCAGGTCTCCAAGATTCCGGGCCTCCCCGCCGACGTGAAGCCCCGCCCCATCCAGTCCGTGGCCATCATCGGCGCCGGCACCATGGGAGGCGGCATCGCCATGAACTTCGCGAACGCCGGCATCCCGGTCACCCTCCTGGAGGTGAACCAGGAAGGGCTGGAGCGCGGCCTGGGCGTCATCCGCAAGAACTACGAGGCCACGGCGGCCAAGGGGCGGCTCACGGCGGAGCAGGTGGAGACCCGCATGGGCCTCATCCGCCCCACCCTCTCGTATGACGCGCTCGCCGGGGCGGACCTCGTCATCGAGGCGGTATTCGAGACACTCGAGGTCAAGAAGAAGGTCTTCGAGACACTGGACCGCGTCGCCAAAAAGGGCGCCGTCCTGGCCACCAACACCTCCTACCTGTCCATCGACACCATCGCCGGCTACACCTCGCGCCCGGCGGACGTGCTGGGGATGCACTTCTTCTCCCCCGCCAACGTCATGAAGCTGTTGGAGGTCGTCCGCGGCACCCGGACCGCGCCCGACGTGCTCGCCACCGCGCTGGACATCGCCAAGCGCATCAAGAAAGTGGGTGTGGTGGCCGGCAACTGCCACGGCTTCATCGGCAACCGCATGCTGGAGGGCTACATGCGCGAGGGCAGTCTGCTCGTCCTCGAAGGCGCCACGCCGCAGCAGGTGGACCAGGCCCTGGTGAAGTTCGGAATGCCCATGGGCGTGCTCCAGATGGGCGACCTGGCCGGACTCGACATCGGCTACAAGTCGCGCAAGGACCGGGACCCCGCCACCTTCGAGCCCAAGGCCGGCGCCGTGGCCGACAAGCTCGTCGAGATGGGCCGGCTCGGCCAGAAGACACAGGCGGGCTACTACGACTACCAGCCGGGCAATCGCACCCCGGTTCCCTCCGACGCCGTGGCCCGGGTGATTGAAGAGACGGCGGCCGGGTACGGCATCCAGCGCCGGGAGATCACCGAGCAGGAGATCCTCGAGCGCTGCTTCCTGGCCATGGTGAACATCGGCTGCGAGGTGTTGCGCGAGGGTATCGCCTACCGCTCGAGCGACATCGACATCGTCTACCTCTACGGCTACGGCTTCCCGGCGCACCGCGGGGGCCCGATGTTCTGGGCGGAGCACGAGCTCGGCCTGCCCCAGGCACTGGAGAAGATTCGCGAGTACGGCCGCAAGTACGGAAACCGCTGGTGGACGCCCTCCCCGCTGCTGGAGCGGTTGGTCGCCGAGGGCAAGGGCTTCGCCCAGGCCGTCTGAAGCGGGAACGCACGAGACACCCAGGAGAGCACCATGGACCTGAACTACACCCCCGAAGAGCTCGCCTTCGCCGACGAGGTACGGCAATGGGTGCGGGCCAACCTCCCGGCCGAAACAAGGGATCGCGTCCTGCACCACAAGCGCCTCGGCAAGGAGGAGCAGGTCGAGTGGCAGCGCCGGCTCCACTCGCGCGGCTGGGGAGCCCCCCGCTGGCCGAAGGAGTACGGCGGACCCGGCTGGAACTCGGTCCAGCAACACCTCTTCGACGAGGTGCTGTCCGAGGAGGGCGCCCCGCAGGCCCTGCCCTTCGGCTTGAGCATGATTGGTCCCGTGCTGATGGCCTTCGGCAGCCAGAAGCAGAAGGACTACTACCTGCCCCGCATCCTCCGGCAGGAGGACTGGTGGTGCCAGGGCTTCTCCGAGCCGGGCTCGGGCTCGGACCTGGCATCGCTGCGGATGAAGGCGGAGCTGGAGGGCGACGAGTGGGTGCTCAACGGGCAGAAGACGTGGACCACCCTGGGCCAGTACGCGAACATGATCTTCCTGCTGGCGCGCACGGATCCGGCGGCCAAGAAGCAGCAGGGCATCTCCATGCTGCTGGCGGACATGAGCACGCCGGGCATCACGGTCCGGCCCATCATCACCGTCGACGGTGAGCACGAGGTCAACGAGGTCTTCTTCGACAACGTGCGCGTGCCTAAGGACTACCTCGTCGGCGCGCCGGGCATGGGCTGGAGCTACGCCAAGTTCCTGCTGAGCCATGAGCGCACCAACATCGCCCGGATCGGCCGCTCCAAGGCGGAGCTGACACGGCTCAAGAAGATCGCCACCGAGGAGACGGCGGACGGCGTGCCACTCATCCAGACGCCGGGCTTCCGCGAGAAGATCGCCGCGGTGGAGATCGAGCTGATGGCGCTGGAGCTGACCAACCTGCGGATGATCGCCGCCGAACGCGCGGGCCAGGCGCCGGGTGCCGAGGCCAACATGCTCAAGATCAAGGGCTCGGAGATCCAGCAGACGTTGACCGAGCTGATGATGGAAGCGGTAGGCCCCTACGCGCTGCCGTTCAACCCCGAGGCCCGTGAGCCCGGCTGGCACGGAGAGCCGATCGGCCCGGAGTACGCCGCCCCGCTGGGGCCGGACTACTTCAACTACCGCAAGGTGACCATCTACGGCGGTTCCAACGAGATCCAGCGCAACATCCTGGCCAAGGCCGTGCTCGGGCTCTGAGCCCACGAGGAAGGAGAGCGAACTCTCATGGACTTCAGTCTGAGCGACACGCAGCAGATGCTGCGGGACACAGCCGCCCGGCTCACCCGCGAACGCTACGGCTTCGAGGCGCGGGCGAAGATACTGACCTCGGCGGACGGTTTCTCCCGGGAGCTGTGGGCCACCTTCGCCGAGCTGGGCCTGCTGGGGGTAGAGCTGGCCGAGGAGCACGGCGGCATTGGCGGTACCTTCCAGGATCTCGCCATCGTGTTGGAGGCGTTCGGCCGCGGCATGGTGGTGGAGCCGTACATCCCCACGGTCGTCCTGGGCGCGGGCCTGCTGCGCGCCGCCGGCAGCGAGGCGCAGAAGTCCGAGCTGCTGCCCCGCCTGGCCGAGGGCAAGCTGTTCCTGGCCTTCGCGCACGGTGAGCCTAAATCACGTTATTCGCTCACCCACGTCACGACCACGGCCAAGAGCGGCGCCGATGGCTACACGCTCGATGGCGCCAAGGCGGTTGTGCTCGGGGGCGACTGCGCGGACGTCCTGATCGTCTCGGCGCGCACGGCGGGCAAGCCGGACAGCCAGGACGGGTTGTCGCTATTTCTCGTCGAGCGCGGCGCGCCCGGGCTGAAGATTCGTGGCTACCCCACGGTCGATGGTACCCGCGCCGCCGAAGTCACGCTCGCGGGCGTGCGGGTGCCGCGCTCGGCCCTGCTTGGCCCGGAGGGCGGCGCGTTTCCGCTCATCCAGCAGGCGATTGACCGGGGCATCGCCGCCCTGTGCTCGGAGGCGGTGGGCAACATGCAGGCACTCAACGAGGTGACGCTCGACTACCTGAAGACGCGCACCCAGTTCGGCGTGCCCATCGGCAGCTTCCAGGTGCTGCAGCACCACATGGTGGACATGTACATCGCCCATGAGCAGGCGAAGTCCATGGCGATCCTCGCCGCCGGCCGGGCGGACAGCTCGGAGGCTCCGGCGCGCACCAAGGCGATTTCCGCCGCCAAGGTCCAGATTGGCCGCTCCGGCCGCTTCATCGGCCAGTGGGCCATCCAGCTGCACGGAGGCATCGGCACCACCATGGAGTACAGCGCCGGCCATTACTTCAAGAGGTTGACCACCATCGACCGCACCTTCGGCGATGCCGATTTCCACCTGACCCGCTTCGCCACCTCGAACGCGGCGTAGGTGGGCCGGGATGTGGTTCATCGGACTCCTGGTCCATCACCATGAACAAATCGCCTCATGGCCGAGGACGGCTGTGCTTCCTGCTTGTCACTTGCGCCCTGTGGGGAATACCCACTGTGAGTTGCCGCCCACGAGGTACGTGGGCGGATGAGCTGGGACGCCACCCCTCCAACACGCCTCGCCTTCATGAGCAATGTCACGCGGACGCGTCCTGCGGTCCGGAGCAGCGCTGCCAGCAATGGTTCGATTTCGCCGATCGCCCCATGCACACCTGCGAGCTGCCGTGCACCATGGACAAGGAGTGTCCCAGGTCGATGTACTGCCTGGAGAGGGCCAGTCACGTCCCCAATTGGGTGTGCGTGGAGCGGAGCTGACCGCCCGAAGCCGAGGAACTGATGCGCGGACGGGAATGGCTGGAAAGGAGCTTGAGGTGGATCTGATCTCAGGAGTGTGGGAGTCGTTGAAGGCGGTGCGGGAGCGCTCGCCGCTCGTGCACAACATCACCAACTACGTCGTGATGAACAACACGGCCAACGCCCTGCTCGCCGTGGGGGCCTCGCCGGCCATGGTGCATGCGCGAGAGGAAGTGGCCGAGTTCGCCGCCATTTCGCAGGCACTGGTGGTGAACATCGGCACGCTGTCGCCGGAATGGGTGGAGGGCATGCGGCTGGCCATCCAATCCGCGCGCCAGTCCCGCGTGCCGTGGGTGTTGGACCCCGTGGGCGCCGGGGCCACGCGCTACCGCACCACCACCGCCGCCGAGCTGGCGCGGCAGGCTCCGGCCGTCATCCGCGGCAATGCCTCGGAGGTGCTCGCGGTGGCGGGCGAGGCGGGCGCCACACGCGGCGTGGACAGCACCCAGTCCTCCGAGGCCTCGCTCGACGCGGCCCGGCGGCTGGCGTCCAGCCTGGGCACCGTGGTGGCCGTCACGGGCAAGACGGACTACATCACCGACGGCTCCCGTGTGGTCGCGGTGGACAACGGCCACCCGCTCATGTCCCGCGTGACGGGCATGGGGTGCACGGCGTCCGCGCTCGTGGGCGCCTTCCTGGCCGTGGAACCCGATGCGGTGCTGGCCGCCTCGCGCGCACTCGTCGTGCTGGGGCTGGCTGGAGAGCTCGCCGCCGAGCAATCCAAGGGACCGGGCTCGTTGCAGCTGCACCTGCTGGACGTGCTCCACACCCTGGACGAGGCCACCGTGTGCGCCCGCGCCCGCGTGCGCTGAGGAGATGCCCGCCATGCCCCGCCGTATGCCCGACCTGTCCGTCTATCTCGTCACCGACCGCCTCTTGTCGCGCGGGCGAGCGCTGGTGGACGTGGTGCTCGCCGCTATACGCGGCGGGGCCACCGTGGTGCAGCTACGCGAGAAAGAGGGCTCAGCGCGCGAGACGCTGGAGTTGGGCCGGGCCCTGCTCGAACGGCTCCGGCCGCTCGGGGTGCCGCTCATCGTCAACGACCGGGTGGACCTGGCGCTGGCGCTCGGAGCAGATGGCGTCCACGTGGGACAGGGAGACCTGCCCCCCGAGGTGGCCAGACGGTTGCTCGGGCCCGACGCGCTGGTGGGCCTGTCCATCACCGGGGCGGCGGACCTGCCCACGTTGGACCCAGCGGTGGTGGACTACGCGGGCGTGGGCCCCATCTTCCCCACCGGCTCCAAGGCGGACGCCACCCCCGCGCTCGGATTGGAGGAGCTCGCCCGGCTGCGGCGCCTGCTCCCCGTCCCCGTTGTGGCCATCGGTGGCATCACCGCCGCCAACGCCCCGGCGGTCATCGCCGCGGGGGCGGACGGCGTGTCGGTGGTCTCCGCCATCTGCTCCGCGGACAACTGCGAAGTGGCCGCGAGCGCTCTCGCCCAGGCCGTCCGAGAGGGGCGCGCACGCAGGGCTTCTTCGCCAGGATGATCCTTACGGCAGGTCCCTGACGGCCTGGAGCCGGAGCGGCGCCCCCTCCGTCTGGGGGAATTCCAACTCGAGGGCGAAGGCCTCCTCGCCCGGGCGGCGCGCGGCGAGCTGCTCACATAGCTCCACCGTGGCACACTCGACGCGCTTCGCCCCCTGCAGCAGGAATCCGTCGCCATCACGCACGAGCAGGTCCTCCGAATAGGTGCCGGGAGGCCACTCGTCGAACCTCATCGTGAAGCGGGTGCCAGACTCCACCGGACGGGTCTCGAGGACACGCCGGAAGATGAAGTTCACGCCCCGGTCATCCTGCATGAAGGTGGGGTACCTCTCCGTCTCGATCTCGACGCGCTGCTCCACGCCCCACTGGAAGCTGAAACCCACCGCTTTGAACTGCTGGGGGTCGAAGTTCTCGATGTACAGCTCGTCCCCGTCATGCTCCTGGGTGGCCCGCATGGTCATCGAGACAACGCACTCGATGCAGGTGGAACCCGGCTCCAGATACGGAGCGATCCGGTAGGTGTGCACCTCGCGTCCACAGCCGGCCAACACCACTGCTCCCAGCAGAAGAACCATTCGCATCACGCCAAGACCTCCTCGAGGAATCGATTGCACGGCGATGGCGCGCAGAAGCACGGCCCGTGCCGGGTGCCCGCGCGCCGTGTTCCCCGAGAGAGCCACGGCAGGCCTGTCTGGATGGCGTGACTCGCGAGACGCCCGGGAAACCATGACCCCGTGACACGGGTGTCGTGACACGGGGGTCATGCGAAGGCACGGTGGTCAAGGGAGCGGGATGCCGTTCCGCTCGAACCAGCCGCGCGCATCCCGCGTGGCCTGCTCGTGCCCCGCCTCGAGCAGCGCCCCATACATCTTGCGCGCGAGCTCGAGGGCACGTGCACGCCCGGAGGACGTGCGCAAGAGGGCCTGGGCCAGAGCGAAGTGCGCGTCGGCCCTGACGTTCGGGGGCACATCCTTCCCCTGCATCGCGGCAACGGCCCGCTCCAACAAAGGCAAGGCGCGCGGATGCTCCCCGAGCGAAACCAGGAGCTGGCCCTCCAGGCTCAGCGCCTGCAGGAACAGGGGATGCTCGGTGCCCACCGTCCGTTCGAGCACGCGGCGGGCCTTCTCCGCCTCGGGGAGCGCCTGCTGGGAGCGCTCGGCCATCATCATCGCCCAGGCCAGGAAGTACCGTTGCTCGGCCGTGTCCGGGTGCTCCTCTCCGTGCATCCGCACGTACACCTGGACCGCCTCCGCATAATCCGCGAGCGCCTCGTCCACCCGCCCGAGCCGGCCCTTGCAGGAGCCCAGGTTCATGAGGATGCCGGCCTGGAAGGCGTGCTCCGGCGGCAACATCTTCCGGGCGAGCGCCCGCGCCTTCTCTCCCCACTCCAGCGACTCCTCGCACCGCTCCAGCCCGCTGAGGATGGCGGCCCGGTCGTTGAATGTGCTGACCAGATCTCCGTGCTCCGGCCCGAGCACCTTCAGCCGCAGCTCCGTCACCCGCTCGACGAGCGCCAGGGCTTCCTTCGCCTTGCCCTGGGCGAAGAGCACCTGCGCCACGTTGGACACGGCCCGGGTCGCATCCACGCCCTCGGCGCGCCCCGCCCCCTCCACCAGTGCGAGCGCCCGCCGGAAGTGCCCCTCGGCCTCGCGCAGGCGTCCCTGACGCTGCACCAGCGCGCCCTGGGTGTTCTCCAGGTTGTAGGCGAGGTCCCACGGACGCCCGATGCGCTCGACCGCCACCTCGGCATGGCGCATCCAGCGCTCGGCCAGCTCCAGCCGCTCCATGTTGCTGCTGAGGACCATGGCGAGCTGGATGCGCGCCCAGGCCGTCAGCCGGTCATCCCGCGCCAGTTCCGCGGCCCATATCGCCTCGTGTGCGGCCTCCTCCGCCTCCTTGTAGGTGTTGAACTTGAGCCGCGAGGCGGAGAGCACCAGCCACGTCTCGGCCAGCAAGGGCTGGAAGCCCGTGGCACGCACCTGGGGCACCAATTCCTCGGCGGCCTTCAGGCTCCGGGGGAACTGGCCCGACTGGAAGAGCGCACGGGCCTCGGCCACCCGGCCCTGGAGTGCCTCGACCTGTTCACGTACCGCCGGGCCGGGCAGCGTGCTCCCCCGGGAGAGCACGGCGACATCCCCGCACGAGGCCAGGTCCGGCAGGGCCGCGGTGGCCCGCACGGCGTTCTCCACCACGCCCGCGTCCGCATGGGCCAACACCCGGGACAGCGCGCGCAGATCCAACAGCGCCGACTGGAGGCAGGCCTCCCGCAGGGCCAGTGTCTCCTCGGGCTGCTCTCCCCGCACGTGGGTCGCCTCGCAGGCCTCGCGGCGCGCCTGGGACCAGCCCTCCGTGTACACCTCCAACGACCGCCGCACGCGCTCCCAGGCCGTCTCCGCACCCGGCGCCCCGGTACGGCGGAAGGCCTCACCCACCTCGTCGCGGGTGGCGGCGTTCCAGGTGCTCGCCACCAGCGCGCCCGCCGCTTCACAGCGCTGCTGG
The sequence above is drawn from the Archangium gephyra genome and encodes:
- the cra gene encoding catabolite repressor/activator, producing the protein MTLADIARLAGVSRTTASYVLNGQAEARRIRPETVARVMSVVQRHDFRIDAQAAALRRGASRTLGFIVPDLENASYARLAKLLEHGARKEGYQLLIAGSGDDPQTERELALALRARRCDALIVASALPAKDPFYAGLMEAGTPVIAVDRALDSRRFVCVISDNVSAAEALTRSVMDERTRSIAWLDAVPSLSISVERRKGFRRAVKGRLEHAHELTGARYDRESGALLMRELLARHGLPDALVTSSYTLLQGVLDVLLESPTGLPRTLRLATFGDDRLLDFLPLRVNSLPQRHERIAELTLARALAAVQGHYEPGCEVVARELKRRG
- a CDS encoding aldo/keto reductase → MDSSRRKFLQLAGVAAVTASVGGMTGEAEAAEGSAAPGPDAIPMRPFGKTGVKVSALGVGGFHIGKPKDEQVGIRIIQEALDAGINFMDNAWDYHQGRSEEIMGKALEGRRDKAFLMTKVCTHGRDKNVAMKQLEDSLRRLRTDHLDLWQIHEVAYANDPELHFQKGGVVEALELAKKQGKVRFVGFTGHKHPDLHLRMLKQGFPFDSVQMPLNVFDGSFRSFEREVLPVVLQRKMAPLGMKSLTGNANPVKQGVVTAQEAIRYAMSLPVAVTITGIDSPDILQQNLAIARGFKPMTKEEMAALRNKVAPLAADGRYELFKTTALFEGDEGRQQHGFPPQGQMQG
- a CDS encoding 3-hydroxyacyl-CoA dehydrogenase NAD-binding domain-containing protein, with the translated sequence MSGRFEARGDVGIIWIDNPPVNAISHAVRVALLDGLKQAEASGDIQAVVIACAGRTFMAGADITEFSGPLKSPGLPEVIDALDALSKPVVAAIHGTAFGGGFEVALACDHRVALASAQVGLPEVKLGLLPGAGGTQRLPRLAGLEPALQAMLSGDPIPAPVALGMGAIDKLVEGDLTEAAVTFAREKIGSPRRRVRDLTLAPNAVPAGFFDAARQRTAKEKRNLFSPQRIIDAVEAAVTLPFDQGIQRERELFLECARNSQSKALQHVFFAERQVSKIPGLPADVKPRPIQSVAIIGAGTMGGGIAMNFANAGIPVTLLEVNQEGLERGLGVIRKNYEATAAKGRLTAEQVETRMGLIRPTLSYDALAGADLVIEAVFETLEVKKKVFETLDRVAKKGAVLATNTSYLSIDTIAGYTSRPADVLGMHFFSPANVMKLLEVVRGTRTAPDVLATALDIAKRIKKVGVVAGNCHGFIGNRMLEGYMREGSLLVLEGATPQQVDQALVKFGMPMGVLQMGDLAGLDIGYKSRKDRDPATFEPKAGAVADKLVEMGRLGQKTQAGYYDYQPGNRTPVPSDAVARVIEETAAGYGIQRREITEQEILERCFLAMVNIGCEVLREGIAYRSSDIDIVYLYGYGFPAHRGGPMFWAEHELGLPQALEKIREYGRKYGNRWWTPSPLLERLVAEGKGFAQAV
- a CDS encoding acyl-CoA dehydrogenase family protein yields the protein MDLNYTPEELAFADEVRQWVRANLPAETRDRVLHHKRLGKEEQVEWQRRLHSRGWGAPRWPKEYGGPGWNSVQQHLFDEVLSEEGAPQALPFGLSMIGPVLMAFGSQKQKDYYLPRILRQEDWWCQGFSEPGSGSDLASLRMKAELEGDEWVLNGQKTWTTLGQYANMIFLLARTDPAAKKQQGISMLLADMSTPGITVRPIITVDGEHEVNEVFFDNVRVPKDYLVGAPGMGWSYAKFLLSHERTNIARIGRSKAELTRLKKIATEETADGVPLIQTPGFREKIAAVEIELMALELTNLRMIAAERAGQAPGAEANMLKIKGSEIQQTLTELMMEAVGPYALPFNPEAREPGWHGEPIGPEYAAPLGPDYFNYRKVTIYGGSNEIQRNILAKAVLGL
- a CDS encoding acyl-CoA dehydrogenase family protein, producing MDFSLSDTQQMLRDTAARLTRERYGFEARAKILTSADGFSRELWATFAELGLLGVELAEEHGGIGGTFQDLAIVLEAFGRGMVVEPYIPTVVLGAGLLRAAGSEAQKSELLPRLAEGKLFLAFAHGEPKSRYSLTHVTTTAKSGADGYTLDGAKAVVLGGDCADVLIVSARTAGKPDSQDGLSLFLVERGAPGLKIRGYPTVDGTRAAEVTLAGVRVPRSALLGPEGGAFPLIQQAIDRGIAALCSEAVGNMQALNEVTLDYLKTRTQFGVPIGSFQVLQHHMVDMYIAHEQAKSMAILAAGRADSSEAPARTKAISAAKVQIGRSGRFIGQWAIQLHGGIGTTMEYSAGHYFKRLTTIDRTFGDADFHLTRFATSNAA
- the thiM gene encoding hydroxyethylthiazole kinase, which gives rise to MDLISGVWESLKAVRERSPLVHNITNYVVMNNTANALLAVGASPAMVHAREEVAEFAAISQALVVNIGTLSPEWVEGMRLAIQSARQSRVPWVLDPVGAGATRYRTTTAAELARQAPAVIRGNASEVLAVAGEAGATRGVDSTQSSEASLDAARRLASSLGTVVAVTGKTDYITDGSRVVAVDNGHPLMSRVTGMGCTASALVGAFLAVEPDAVLAASRALVVLGLAGELAAEQSKGPGSLQLHLLDVLHTLDEATVCARARVR
- the thiE gene encoding thiamine phosphate synthase — protein: MPRRMPDLSVYLVTDRLLSRGRALVDVVLAAIRGGATVVQLREKEGSARETLELGRALLERLRPLGVPLIVNDRVDLALALGADGVHVGQGDLPPEVARRLLGPDALVGLSITGAADLPTLDPAVVDYAGVGPIFPTGSKADATPALGLEELARLRRLLPVPVVAIGGITAANAPAVIAAGADGVSVVSAICSADNCEVAASALAQAVREGRARRASSPG
- a CDS encoding tetratricopeptide repeat-containing serine/threonine-protein kinase; its protein translation is MSSPAPPSDSCPSDDVLARFATGLLSSEERRTFEAHLSGCGVCFEVVSALLASSSSGTGGQASREPAPVLSRGTAVGRYLVLERSGEGAMGVVYAAYDPELDRKVALKLLRPSGDTSEVAEQRRARLQREARSLARLSHPHVVAVFDVGTRGEQVFIAMEWVDGVTLRQWLAERPRDWREVLEVLRRAGEGLAAAHATGLIHRDFKPDNVLVGRDGRVRVSDFGLARPVDTEPAPPGAATGQGTELTRSGPLAGSPAYMAPEQLKGSAASALSDQFSFCVTLHEALFGERPFAATSLGQASSAVGRNIPGSVRQVLQRGLQVEPGARYPSMAALLEALERPLRRTGRRTAAVVALGVVAAAGLGVPALLRLRNQQRCEAAGALVASTWNAATRDEVGEAFRRTGAPGAETAWERVRRSLEVYTEGWSQARREACEATHVRGEQPEETLALREACLQSALLDLRALSRVLAHADAGVVENAVRATAALPDLASCGDVAVLSRGSTLPGPAVREQVEALQGRVAEARALFQSGQFPRSLKAAEELVPQVRATGFQPLLAETWLVLSASRLKFNTYKEAEEAAHEAIWAAELARDDRLTAWARIQLAMVLSSNMERLELAERWMRHAEVAVERIGRPWDLAYNLENTQGALVQRQGRLREAEGHFRRALALVEGAGRAEGVDATRAVSNVAQVLFAQGKAKEALALVERVTELRLKVLGPEHGDLVSTFNDRAAILSGLERCEESLEWGEKARALARKMLPPEHAFQAGILMNLGSCKGRLGRVDEALADYAEAVQVYVRMHGEEHPDTAEQRYFLAWAMMMAERSQQALPEAEKARRVLERTVGTEHPLFLQALSLEGQLLVSLGEHPRALPLLERAVAAMQGKDVPPNVRADAHFALAQALLRTSSGRARALELARKMYGALLEAGHEQATRDARGWFERNGIPLP